Proteins encoded in a region of the Pelmatolapia mariae isolate MD_Pm_ZW linkage group LG16_19, Pm_UMD_F_2, whole genome shotgun sequence genome:
- the marchf4b gene encoding membrane associated ring-CH-type finger 4b has translation MLRRQGMLKSRCCVLLGDLRVLLLGPPAPPTPLPPLTPMSGQASESHETSVTVPENNNTLTRSHQHSGDRTTQPAAGATGAPGAERPVAGWVDAAELSAALRGCSSSSDDCSKGKLEERFSLTSYTESGFRTPVCRICFQGPEHGELLSPCRCSGSVRCTHQPCLIKWISERGSWACELCYYKYQVIAISTKNPLQWQAISLTVIEKVQIAAAILGSLFLMASISWLVWSSFSPSARWQRQDLLFQICYGMYGFMDVVCIALIVHEGPSVFRIFHRWQAVNQQWKVLNYDKSMDSDDLKDTTVDRTLSQPTQGYQTGIGVSTSTSSLMVVASTAAGSTSTTVVTAAGGVGTHVDPNSGSAVPDQHCPYNILHLLSHLRQPEARSQPSNSTRELVMRVTTV, from the exons ATGCTGCGCAGACAGGGCATGCTGAAGAGCCGCTGTTGCGTCCTGCTTGGTGACCTGAGGGTGCTCCTGCTCGGGCCACCGGCGCCGCCGACACCGCTTCCTCCGCTGACCCCCATGAGCGGCCAGGCTTCGGAAAGCCATGAAACAAGCGTCACCGTCCCCGAGAACAACAACACGTTAACGCGGAGCCACCAGCACTCCGGGGACCGAACTACCCAGCCTGCTGCGGGAGCCACCGGGGCACCGGGTGCAGAGCGGCCGGTGGCGGGCTGGGTCGATGCTGCAGAGCTGTCGGCGGCCCTGCGCGGCTGCAGCAGCTCCTCCGATGACTGCTCAAAGGGCAAACTGGAGGAGAGGTTCTCTCTCACAAGCTACACGGAAAGTGGCTTCAGGACGCCTGTGTGCAGGATCTGCTTCCAGGGACCAGAGCAT GGGGAGCTCCTGAGCCCATGCCGGTGCAGCGGGTCAGTGCGCTGCACTCACCAGCCCTGCCTCATCAAATGGATCAGTGAGAGAGGCTCCTGGGCCTGTGAACTGTGCTACTACAAATATCAGGTCATTGCCATCAGCACCAAGAACCCCCTACAG TGGCAGGCTATCTCTCTGACAGTGATAGAGAAGGTGCAGATAGCAGCAGCTATCTTGGGCTCCCTCTTCCTGATGGCCAGCATCTCTTGGCTGGTGTGGTCGTCTTTTAGCCCGTCAGCCCGCTGGCAGCGTCAAGATCTGCTTTTCCAGATCTGCTATGGCATGTACGGCTTCATGGATGTCGTTTGCATCG CACTAATTGTCCACGAGGGACCTTCTGTGTTTCGCATCTTCCACCGCTGGCAGGCCGTGAACCAGCAGTGGAAGGTTCTGAACTATGATAAATCGATGGACAGCGACGACCTGAAGGACACCACTGTAGACAGGACTCTATCTCAGCCCACCCAGGGCTACCAGACTGGGATAGGAgtatccacctccacctcctcgcTGATGGTGGTGGCCTCCACTGCTGCCGGCTCCACCTCCACAACCGTGGTGACGGCCGCTGGAGGAGTGGGAACACACGTGGATCCCAACAGCGGCAGCGCAGTGCCAGACCAACACTGTCCATACAACATCCTCCACCTGCTCAGCCACCTGAGGCAGCCGGAGGCCCGCAGCCAACCCAGCAATAGCACAAGAGAGCTGGTCATGAGGGTTACTACAGTCTGA